The Vibrio echinoideorum genome includes a region encoding these proteins:
- a CDS encoding bifunctional GNAT family N-acetyltransferase/hotdog fold thioesterase, with protein sequence MFKLITPTTENQLNKYYHFRWQMLREPWRMPVGSERDEYDAMSHHRMIVDGRGRPMAIGRLYITPDLEGQIRYMAVKKSRQSKGMGSLILVALESLARQEGAKRLVCNAREDAISFYEKNHFERRGEINDQRGPVRHQQMVKHLDPMADVLRKPEWCNELQQRWENQIPISDKMGIKINQYTGYQFECSAQLNPNLNPHNTMFAGSAFTLATLTGWGMTWLLMKERGLTGDIVLADSNIRYRHPVEQNPVAATSLDGISGDLDRLASGRKARIIIHVTINSGDVEAVEFTGTYMLIPDYKKRLSTESNVSK encoded by the coding sequence ATGTTTAAACTCATAACACCGACCACCGAAAATCAACTGAACAAGTATTACCATTTTCGCTGGCAGATGCTCCGTGAACCTTGGCGCATGCCGGTAGGTTCAGAGCGCGATGAATACGATGCCATGAGTCACCATCGCATGATTGTCGATGGTCGTGGTCGCCCGATGGCGATTGGTCGTCTCTATATCACCCCAGATCTAGAGGGGCAGATTCGCTATATGGCGGTGAAGAAATCTCGCCAAAGTAAAGGCATGGGCTCACTTATCTTGGTTGCGCTAGAGTCACTGGCACGTCAAGAAGGGGCGAAGCGTTTGGTGTGTAATGCACGTGAAGATGCGATCTCATTCTACGAAAAGAATCACTTTGAGCGTCGTGGTGAAATTAACGACCAACGTGGCCCTGTGCGTCACCAACAGATGGTGAAGCACCTTGATCCTATGGCTGATGTGCTGCGTAAGCCTGAATGGTGTAATGAGCTACAACAGCGCTGGGAAAATCAAATCCCGATCAGTGACAAGATGGGCATCAAGATTAACCAATACACGGGTTATCAGTTTGAGTGTAGTGCTCAGTTGAATCCCAACCTTAACCCTCATAACACCATGTTTGCTGGTTCAGCTTTCACCTTAGCGACCCTAACGGGTTGGGGAATGACTTGGCTGTTGATGAAAGAGCGTGGGCTTACTGGTGATATCGTATTGGCCGACAGTAATATTCGCTATCGTCATCCGGTTGAGCAAAACCCAGTGGCTGCGACTTCATTGGATGGAATCAGTGGTGATTTAGATCGTCTCGCGTCAGGTAGAAAGGCACGTATCATTATTCACGTGACCATTAACAGTGGTGATGTAGAAGCGGTTGAGTTTACGGGAACCTATATGCTGATCCCCGACTATAAAAAGAGATTATCAACCGAGTCAAACGTGAGTAAATAG
- the hslO gene encoding Hsp33 family molecular chaperone HslO: MADPMSTSNVLNRYLFEDLSVRGELVQMDEAYQQIISSKEYPAPVQKLLGELLVSTTLLTATLKFEGSITMQLQGDGPVSLAVINGDHDQKIRGVARFEGDIADDAGLHDLVGKGHLVITIDPKKGERYQGIVGLEGETLADVLEGYFANSEQLKTRLWLRTGEHEGKAHAAGMLLQVMPDGTGTPDDFEHLEQLTDTVKNEELFSLEANELLYRLYNQEKVQLFTPQPVEFFCGCSRQRSGAAIITVAQEEIYDIISTEGSVALHCDYCGTNYSFDKNDVDALYAEAADKGDNTVH, from the coding sequence ATGGCAGACCCAATGTCTACAAGTAATGTTTTAAATCGCTACCTATTTGAAGACCTATCAGTACGTGGTGAATTGGTACAAATGGACGAAGCGTACCAACAGATTATTTCTAGCAAGGAATACCCAGCACCAGTACAGAAACTGCTGGGTGAGCTATTGGTTTCTACGACGCTTTTAACGGCGACCCTAAAATTTGAAGGCTCTATCACCATGCAACTGCAAGGTGATGGCCCTGTATCTCTAGCCGTTATCAATGGCGACCACGACCAAAAAATCCGTGGCGTTGCTCGCTTTGAAGGTGATATCGCTGATGACGCAGGCCTGCACGATCTTGTTGGTAAAGGCCACTTGGTTATCACCATTGATCCTAAGAAAGGTGAGCGTTACCAAGGTATCGTTGGTCTTGAGGGCGAAACTCTCGCTGACGTTCTTGAAGGTTACTTTGCTAACTCAGAACAGCTTAAGACTCGTCTATGGCTGCGCACGGGTGAACATGAAGGTAAAGCTCACGCAGCGGGTATGCTTTTACAGGTTATGCCTGATGGTACCGGGACACCTGATGACTTCGAACATCTAGAACAGTTAACCGATACGGTTAAGAACGAAGAGTTGTTCTCTCTAGAAGCGAATGAGTTGCTGTACCGTTTGTACAACCAAGAGAAAGTGCAGCTGTTTACACCACAGCCTGTTGAGTTCTTCTGTGGCTGTTCTCGTCAACGCAGTGGCGCCGCTATCATTACGGTTGCTCAAGAAGAGATTTACGACATCATCAGCACCGAAGGTAGCGTTGCTCTACACTGTGATTACTGTGGCACAAACTACTCGTTCGACAAGAACGATGTGGATGCACTGTACGCAGAAGCAGCAGATAAAGGCGACAATACGGTTCATTAA
- the dtd gene encoding D-aminoacyl-tRNA deacylase, with product MIALIQRVSEAAVCVDGEVVGEIEQGLLVLLGVEKGDDEAKAKRLMERVTTYRVFGDEDDKMNLNVKQVEGKVLVVSQFTLPADTKKGTRAGFSRGAHPEDAERLYNYFSDQCESVLPTERGRFAADMKVSLVNDGPVTFWLQV from the coding sequence GTGATAGCACTGATCCAGAGAGTAAGTGAAGCTGCCGTCTGTGTTGATGGCGAAGTAGTGGGTGAGATTGAGCAAGGCTTATTGGTTCTGTTAGGCGTAGAAAAAGGTGATGACGAAGCCAAAGCCAAACGCTTGATGGAACGAGTGACCACTTATCGTGTCTTTGGAGATGAAGACGATAAAATGAATCTCAATGTAAAGCAGGTAGAAGGTAAGGTATTAGTGGTTTCTCAATTCACTCTGCCAGCTGATACTAAGAAAGGCACACGAGCAGGATTTTCTCGTGGTGCTCACCCAGAAGATGCAGAGCGTCTTTACAACTATTTTTCTGACCAGTGTGAATCAGTCTTGCCAACGGAACGTGGCCGATTCGCAGCCGACATGAAAGTGTCTTTGGTTAATGATGGCCCAGTAACATTCTGGCTGCAGGTTTAG
- the pckA gene encoding phosphoenolpyruvate carboxykinase (ATP): MTVMEHTKAAQIDLTKHGLTGVTEVLRNPSYEQLFVEETLPGLEGYEKGVVTELGAVAVDTGIFTGRSPKDKYIVKDDTTRDTMWWSDQGKNDNKPITTEVWNELKELVTTQLSGKRLFVIDGYCGANPDTRLSVRIITEVAWQAHFVKNMFIRPTDEELATFEPDFVVMNGAKTSNPNWEKQGLNSENFVAFNLTERVQIIGGTWYGGEMKKGMFAMMNYLLPLQGIASMHCSANVGEKDDVAIFFGLSGTGKTTLSTDPKRELIGDDEHGWDDDGIFNFEGGCYAKTIRLSKEAEPEIHNAIRRDALLENVTVRGDGSIDFDDGSKTENTRVSYPIHHIDNIVKPVSKAGHAQKVIFLTADAFGVLPPVSKLTPEQTKYHFLSGFTAKLAGTERGITEPTPTFSAAFGAAFLTLHPTQYAEVLVKRMEAAGAEAYLVNTGWNGTGKRISIQDTRGIIDAILDGSIDQAETKVIPMFNLEVPLALHDVDPAILDPRDTYTDPLQWESKAKDLAERFINNFDKYTDNAEGKSLVAAGPQLD; the protein is encoded by the coding sequence ATGACCGTTATGGAACATACTAAGGCTGCACAAATTGATCTAACTAAGCACGGACTGACTGGCGTTACCGAAGTTCTTCGTAATCCTAGCTACGAACAGTTATTCGTTGAAGAAACACTGCCAGGTCTAGAAGGCTACGAGAAAGGCGTAGTAACGGAACTAGGCGCTGTTGCGGTTGACACTGGTATCTTTACTGGCCGCTCACCAAAAGATAAGTACATTGTTAAAGATGACACAACACGCGATACCATGTGGTGGTCAGATCAAGGCAAAAATGACAACAAACCGATTACAACTGAAGTATGGAATGAGCTAAAAGAGCTTGTAACAACTCAGCTATCTGGCAAGCGCCTGTTTGTCATTGACGGTTACTGTGGTGCTAACCCAGATACGCGCTTAAGTGTACGTATTATCACGGAAGTAGCGTGGCAAGCGCACTTCGTTAAGAACATGTTCATTCGTCCAACCGACGAAGAGCTAGCAACGTTCGAACCTGACTTCGTCGTTATGAACGGTGCTAAAACAAGCAACCCTAACTGGGAAAAACAAGGTCTAAACTCTGAGAATTTCGTTGCTTTCAACCTAACTGAACGCGTTCAAATCATTGGCGGTACTTGGTACGGCGGTGAGATGAAAAAAGGTATGTTCGCAATGATGAACTACCTATTGCCTCTGCAAGGTATCGCTTCAATGCACTGCAGTGCAAACGTGGGCGAGAAAGACGATGTAGCCATTTTCTTCGGCTTATCCGGCACAGGTAAAACAACGCTATCAACCGATCCTAAACGTGAGTTAATTGGTGATGATGAGCACGGCTGGGATGACGATGGTATCTTCAACTTTGAAGGTGGTTGCTACGCGAAAACGATCCGCCTGTCGAAAGAAGCAGAACCAGAAATTCACAATGCAATCCGTCGCGATGCACTGCTAGAAAACGTAACGGTTCGTGGTGATGGCTCTATCGATTTTGATGACGGTTCAAAAACAGAAAACACTCGTGTTTCTTACCCAATTCACCACATCGACAACATTGTTAAGCCAGTTTCAAAAGCCGGTCACGCTCAAAAAGTTATCTTCCTGACCGCAGATGCATTTGGTGTTCTACCACCAGTATCTAAACTGACACCAGAGCAAACTAAGTACCACTTCCTATCTGGCTTTACCGCTAAGTTAGCAGGTACAGAGCGTGGTATCACTGAGCCAACTCCAACGTTCTCTGCTGCGTTCGGTGCTGCATTCTTAACCCTTCACCCAACTCAGTACGCTGAAGTGCTTGTGAAGCGTATGGAAGCGGCTGGTGCAGAAGCTTACCTTGTGAACACGGGTTGGAATGGCACAGGCAAACGTATCTCGATTCAAGATACTCGCGGCATCATTGACGCTATCCTAGATGGCTCAATCGACCAAGCGGAGACTAAGGTTATTCCTATGTTTAACCTAGAAGTACCGCTAGCGTTGCACGATGTAGATCCTGCGATTCTAGACCCACGTGATACGTACACTGACCCACTACAATGGGAAAGCAAAGCGAAAGATCTAGCAGAACGCTTCATCAACAACTTTGATAAGTACACAGATAACGCTGAAGGTAAGTCACTGGTTGCTGCAGGCCCACAACTAGACTAG
- the gspC gene encoding type II secretion system protein GspC, with amino-acid sequence MLSRLLENGFVLQQKLSLVTCCVLIAASAWILGQLAWFVEPAEQTVVPWKATASSSSSPQSTLDTSSLQQSNMFGAYNPTTAPVVEQQVIQDAPKTRLNLVLVGAVASSNPKLSLAVIANRGTQATYGINEEIEGTRAKLKAVLVDRVIIDNSGRDETLMLEGIEYKRLAVSAPAPPRASSSVRGNNPASAEEKLDEIKAKIMKDPQQIFQYVRLSQVKRDDKVIGYRVSPGKDSELFNSVGLQNGDIATQLNGQDLTDPAAMGNIFRSISELTELNLVVERDGQQHEVFIEF; translated from the coding sequence ATGTTGAGCCGCTTATTAGAGAATGGATTTGTACTTCAGCAAAAACTAAGCCTAGTTACTTGTTGCGTGTTGATTGCAGCTTCCGCATGGATTTTAGGACAGCTCGCATGGTTTGTTGAACCTGCCGAGCAAACCGTCGTGCCTTGGAAAGCAACAGCTTCATCGTCTTCCTCTCCTCAGTCTACCCTCGATACCTCTTCTTTGCAGCAGAGCAATATGTTTGGCGCCTATAACCCAACCACGGCTCCTGTTGTTGAACAACAAGTTATCCAAGATGCGCCTAAGACGCGATTGAATCTGGTTTTGGTGGGCGCGGTAGCGAGTTCTAACCCAAAACTGAGCTTGGCTGTGATTGCTAATCGCGGCACACAAGCGACTTACGGGATCAACGAAGAAATAGAAGGCACGCGTGCCAAGCTAAAAGCGGTGCTTGTGGATCGCGTGATCATTGATAACTCAGGGCGAGATGAAACACTGATGCTTGAGGGGATTGAGTACAAGCGTTTAGCTGTCTCAGCGCCTGCGCCTCCTCGCGCCTCCTCTTCGGTACGTGGCAACAACCCAGCTTCTGCAGAAGAGAAGCTTGATGAAATTAAAGCGAAGATAATGAAAGATCCGCAACAAATCTTCCAATATGTTCGACTGTCTCAGGTGAAGCGTGACGATAAAGTTATTGGTTATCGTGTGAGCCCTGGCAAAGATTCAGAACTTTTTAACTCTGTTGGGCTCCAAAACGGAGATATTGCTACTCAATTAAATGGGCAAGACCTGACAGACCCAGCCGCAATGGGCAACATATTCCGTTCCATTTCAGAGCTGACAGAGCTAAATCTCGTCGTCGAGAGAGATGGACAACAACATGAAGTGTTTATTGAATTTTAA
- the gspD gene encoding type II secretion system secretin GspD — protein sequence MKHWFKKSAWLLAGSLICTPAAIASDFSASFKGTDIQEFINIVGRNLEKTIIVDPSVRGKIDVRSYDVLNEEQYYSFFLNVLEVYGYAVVEMDSGVLKIIKAKDSKTSAIPVVGDSDTIKGDNVVTRVVTVRNVSVRELSPLLRQLNDNAGAGNVVHYDPANIILITGRAAVVNRLAEIIKRVDQAGDKEIEVVELKNASAAEMVRIVDALSKTTDAKNTPAFLQPKLVADERTNAILISGDPKVRSRLRRLIEQLDVEMATKGNNQVIYLKYAKAEDLVDVLKGVSDNLQSEKQTSTKGSSSQRNQVMISAHSDTNSLVITAQPDIMNALQDVIAQLDIRRAQVLIEALIVEMAEGDGVNLGVQWGNLETGAMIQYSNTGASIGGVMVGLEEAKDSETTTAVYDSDGKFLRNETTTEEGDYSTLASALSGVNGAAMSVVMGDWTALISAVATDSNSNILSSPSITVMDNGEASFIVGEEVPVLTGSTAGSSNDNPFQTVERKEVGIKLKVVPQINEGDSVQLQIEQEVSNVLGANGAVDVRFAKRQLNTSVIVQDGQMLVLGGLIDERALESESKVPFLGDIPVLGHLFKSTSTQVEKKNLMVFIKPTIIRDGMTADGITQRKYNFIRAEQLYKAEQGLKLMADDNIPVLPKFGADMNHPAEIQAFIDQMETE from the coding sequence GTGAAGCATTGGTTTAAGAAAAGTGCATGGTTACTGGCAGGAAGCTTAATCTGCACACCCGCAGCCATCGCGAGTGATTTTAGTGCCAGCTTTAAAGGCACTGATATTCAAGAGTTTATTAATATTGTTGGTCGTAACTTAGAGAAGACGATCATCGTTGACCCTTCGGTGCGCGGAAAAATCGATGTACGCAGCTACGATGTGCTCAATGAAGAGCAATATTACAGCTTCTTCCTAAATGTATTGGAAGTGTATGGCTACGCGGTTGTCGAAATGGACTCGGGTGTTCTTAAGATCATCAAGGCTAAAGATTCTAAAACATCGGCAATTCCAGTCGTTGGAGACAGTGACACGATCAAAGGCGACAATGTTGTCACACGTGTCGTGACGGTTCGCAATGTTTCAGTACGTGAACTTTCTCCTTTGCTTCGCCAACTGAATGACAATGCAGGCGCGGGTAATGTTGTGCATTACGATCCTGCGAATATCATTCTGATTACTGGCCGTGCTGCGGTAGTAAATCGCTTAGCGGAAATCATCAAGCGTGTTGACCAAGCGGGTGATAAAGAGATTGAAGTCGTTGAACTAAAGAATGCTTCTGCGGCAGAAATGGTGCGTATTGTCGATGCATTAAGTAAAACCACTGATGCTAAAAATACACCTGCCTTCCTACAACCTAAATTAGTTGCTGATGAGCGTACCAATGCGATTCTTATCTCAGGCGACCCTAAAGTACGTAGCCGTTTAAGAAGGCTGATTGAACAGCTTGATGTTGAAATGGCGACCAAAGGCAACAACCAAGTTATTTACCTTAAATACGCAAAAGCAGAAGACTTAGTCGATGTGCTGAAAGGCGTGTCGGACAACCTGCAATCAGAGAAGCAAACATCAACTAAAGGTAGCTCATCTCAACGCAACCAAGTGATGATCTCGGCTCACAGTGATACCAACTCGTTGGTGATTACCGCACAACCGGACATCATGAATGCGCTGCAAGACGTGATCGCACAGCTGGATATTCGTCGTGCTCAAGTCTTGATTGAAGCCCTGATTGTCGAGATGGCAGAAGGTGACGGCGTTAACCTTGGTGTGCAATGGGGTAACCTTGAAACGGGTGCAATGATTCAGTACAGCAATACTGGCGCTTCCATTGGTGGTGTGATGGTTGGCCTAGAAGAAGCCAAAGACAGTGAAACAACGACCGCCGTTTATGATTCAGACGGTAAATTCTTGCGTAATGAAACCACCACTGAAGAAGGTGATTATTCAACTTTAGCCTCTGCTCTTTCTGGCGTGAATGGCGCAGCCATGAGCGTGGTGATGGGTGATTGGACAGCGCTAATCAGTGCGGTAGCCACCGATTCAAACTCAAACATCTTATCTTCTCCAAGTATTACCGTGATGGATAACGGCGAAGCTTCATTCATTGTGGGTGAAGAAGTGCCAGTTCTAACCGGTTCTACTGCGGGTTCAAGCAACGACAATCCATTCCAAACTGTCGAACGTAAAGAAGTGGGTATCAAACTTAAGGTTGTGCCACAAATCAATGAAGGTGACTCGGTTCAACTACAAATAGAACAAGAAGTCTCTAACGTATTAGGTGCCAACGGTGCGGTGGATGTTCGCTTTGCTAAGCGTCAACTGAATACATCGGTGATTGTTCAAGACGGTCAAATGCTAGTGCTGGGTGGTTTGATTGATGAACGTGCACTGGAGAGTGAATCTAAGGTTCCATTCTTAGGTGATATTCCGGTTTTAGGGCACCTGTTTAAATCAACCAGTACTCAAGTTGAGAAAAAGAATCTAATGGTATTCATCAAGCCAACCATCATTCGTGATGGTATGACGGCGGATGGTATCACTCAGCGTAAATACAACTTCATCCGAGCTGAGCAATTGTACAAGGCTGAACAAGGCCTGAAACTGATGGCTGACGATAACATTCCTGTATTGCCTAAATTTGGTGCTGATATGAATCATCCGGCTGAAATCCAAGCCTTCATCGACCAAATGGAAACAGAATAA
- the gspE gene encoding type II secretion system ATPase GspE — translation MAELVGAARTFQRLPFSFANRYKMVLEYQHPERAPVLYYVDPLKSAAIIEVSRVVKNGFTPQAITLDEFDKKLTDAYQRDSSEARQLMEDIGADSDDFFSLAEELPQDEDLLESEDDAPIIKLINAMLGEAIKEGASDIHIETFEKSLCIRFRVDGVLRDVLAPSRKLAPLLVSRVKVMAKLDIAEKRVPQDGRISLRIGGRAVDVRVSTMPSSHGERVVMRLLDKNATRLDLHSLGMTAENHENFRKLIQRPHGIILVTGPTGSGKSTTLYAGLQELNSNERNILTVEDPIEFDIDGIGQTQVNPKVDMTFARGLRAILRQDPDVVMIGEIRDLETAEIAVQASLTGHLVMSTLHTNTAIGAITRLRDMGIEPFLISSSLLGVLAQRLVRTLCNGCKEPYEADKEQKKLFGLKKKESLTLYQAKGCEECGHKGYRGRTGIHELLMIDDSVQELIHSESGEQAIEKAIRSTTPSIRDDGLSKVLKGITSLEEVMRVTKEV, via the coding sequence ATGGCTGAATTGGTAGGGGCGGCACGTACTTTTCAGCGCTTGCCGTTTAGCTTTGCGAACCGCTACAAGATGGTGTTGGAATATCAGCACCCAGAACGAGCGCCAGTACTTTACTATGTCGATCCGTTGAAATCGGCGGCGATCATTGAAGTAAGCCGCGTGGTCAAAAATGGTTTCACGCCACAAGCGATTACTCTCGATGAGTTTGATAAAAAACTGACCGATGCTTATCAGCGTGATTCGTCTGAAGCGCGTCAGTTAATGGAAGACATCGGTGCAGACAGTGATGATTTCTTCTCATTGGCAGAAGAACTGCCCCAAGATGAAGATCTACTCGAATCGGAAGACGATGCCCCGATCATCAAGTTAATCAATGCGATGTTGGGAGAGGCGATCAAAGAGGGTGCTTCGGATATACATATCGAAACCTTTGAAAAGTCACTCTGTATCCGTTTCCGAGTTGATGGTGTACTGCGTGATGTTCTAGCGCCAAGCCGTAAATTGGCTCCGCTGTTGGTTTCTCGTGTAAAGGTTATGGCTAAATTGGATATCGCGGAAAAACGCGTGCCACAAGATGGCCGTATTTCTTTGCGTATTGGTGGCCGAGCGGTTGATGTTCGTGTTTCAACCATGCCTTCTTCGCATGGTGAGCGTGTCGTAATGCGTCTGTTGGACAAAAACGCGACTCGTCTAGACTTGCACAGTTTAGGTATGACAGCAGAGAACCACGAAAACTTCCGTAAGCTGATTCAGCGCCCACACGGCATTATCCTGGTTACCGGCCCTACGGGTTCTGGTAAATCCACGACCTTGTATGCTGGCCTGCAAGAACTCAACAGTAACGAACGCAACATCCTGACGGTTGAAGATCCAATTGAATTCGATATCGATGGTATTGGCCAAACACAAGTGAACCCTAAGGTTGATATGACCTTTGCGCGTGGCTTGCGTGCCATTCTTCGCCAAGATCCTGATGTCGTTATGATTGGTGAGATCCGAGATTTGGAAACCGCAGAGATTGCGGTACAAGCCTCTTTGACCGGCCACTTAGTTATGTCGACCCTTCACACCAATACTGCAATCGGCGCGATCACGCGTTTGCGCGATATGGGTATTGAACCTTTCTTGATCTCTTCTTCATTGTTGGGTGTTTTGGCTCAGCGCTTGGTTCGTACTCTGTGTAACGGTTGTAAAGAACCTTATGAAGCAGACAAAGAGCAGAAAAAGCTGTTCGGGTTGAAGAAAAAAGAAAGTCTGACGCTTTACCAGGCTAAAGGTTGTGAGGAGTGTGGCCATAAGGGATACAGAGGCCGTACCGGTATTCATGAGCTGCTGATGATTGATGATTCAGTACAAGAACTGATTCATAGCGAATCGGGTGAACAGGCTATTGAGAAGGCCATTCGTAGTACAACCCCAAGTATTCGAGATGATGGCTTAAGCAAAGTTCTGAAAGGGATAACATCCCTAGAAGAAGTGATGCGTGTGACCAAGGAAGTCTAG
- a CDS encoding AsmA family protein codes for MVLGIVLSIIVALIATLLLSLQTQYRADVANFFIKHTIEQPVLIEDIEYQVPYHITLMGVTQSQPEQQTPLYIDKIDIWFSPHSVTQAKLVLDSVLLSGLQLETNDLGTLASLLIQPNIQLHQLAINNLDFSTQDFNVRGIDLQISEPTWGDSNSLLPYGKTQLTATQLYWQGEAFDNLLIDLDLKPSDSTLYGASFDWRGAKISGQAEQYQSDWSLVNVTVDGLRLNERQTKTLLSKEWDVAGIQVNHINSLDILRSDVQWQDGHLAAFDASLENIQLPFRWWEQQQATLSLQAEGVILDDDSFIDPSVKLSLQPNQILIEDFYTQFLQGSIQLNGEITPSSIELAQLDVRGIKWITENQDNNLPAMRLTPWLKQLQQVSIKQLNVERSQLIQLAEKPYWQVSGLHVEGHQVHLLQDRKLGLWQGKLMASANDASYQSILSAQPVIEMNSDQGKWTLTRLFAPLKHGYIEANATLDFNKISKPWSLDISADGLPISLILQPLELPLDATGYGEFELQAAGLYGDSLMLGYSTTGQLTGSVRQGVMTFNDKLSNTSSNNVFEVPELNADFDRGRFTLKPMHIIGASAEEQGSQRVQTLNGEVSGELDLLETTKHTLSITLTDQCHQISGKLNQAKYSEINDCQQKSATPQE; via the coding sequence ATGGTGCTTGGCATTGTGCTTTCCATCATCGTTGCACTTATCGCAACGCTGCTATTAAGCTTACAAACTCAATACCGAGCTGATGTTGCTAACTTCTTTATCAAGCATACGATTGAACAACCTGTGCTCATTGAAGATATTGAGTATCAGGTGCCTTACCACATCACTTTAATGGGCGTTACCCAAAGTCAGCCAGAACAACAAACTCCTCTTTATATCGATAAGATCGATATTTGGTTCAGCCCTCACTCTGTCACTCAAGCCAAACTCGTTTTGGATTCTGTGCTGCTCAGCGGCCTTCAATTGGAAACGAATGATCTCGGCACACTCGCATCACTACTTATACAACCAAACATTCAGCTCCACCAGCTAGCCATTAATAACCTAGATTTTTCGACACAGGACTTTAATGTGCGTGGTATCGATCTCCAGATTTCAGAACCCACTTGGGGTGACAGCAATTCACTGCTGCCTTATGGAAAAACTCAACTCACCGCCACGCAACTTTACTGGCAAGGTGAAGCATTCGATAACCTTCTGATTGATCTAGACCTAAAACCCAGTGATAGCACTCTGTATGGCGCTTCATTCGACTGGCGTGGAGCGAAAATTTCCGGGCAAGCAGAGCAATACCAGAGTGATTGGTCGCTGGTGAATGTCACGGTCGATGGCTTACGATTAAACGAAAGACAAACCAAGACCCTATTGAGCAAAGAATGGGATGTCGCAGGTATTCAGGTCAACCACATCAACAGCCTAGACATTCTACGCAGCGATGTGCAATGGCAAGATGGCCACTTAGCTGCTTTTGATGCGTCACTCGAAAATATCCAACTGCCTTTTAGATGGTGGGAGCAACAACAAGCGACGCTCTCCCTACAAGCTGAGGGCGTCATTTTGGACGATGATAGCTTCATCGACCCAAGCGTTAAGTTAAGCCTCCAACCAAACCAGATTCTGATTGAAGATTTTTATACTCAATTCCTGCAAGGCAGTATTCAGCTGAACGGAGAGATTACCCCGAGCTCCATTGAATTAGCACAACTCGATGTTCGCGGCATAAAATGGATAACAGAGAACCAAGATAATAATTTACCCGCGATGCGTCTCACTCCTTGGCTTAAACAGCTACAACAGGTCTCTATCAAACAACTTAACGTAGAACGCAGCCAACTCATTCAACTCGCAGAGAAGCCTTACTGGCAGGTCTCAGGACTGCATGTCGAGGGGCATCAAGTTCATCTGCTTCAAGATAGAAAGCTAGGTTTGTGGCAAGGTAAGTTGATGGCCAGTGCTAACGATGCAAGCTATCAAAGCATCCTCAGCGCTCAACCTGTTATTGAAATGAACAGCGATCAGGGGAAATGGACACTAACACGCCTGTTTGCGCCACTGAAGCATGGCTATATTGAAGCAAATGCAACGCTCGATTTTAACAAAATAAGCAAACCATGGAGCTTAGACATCTCTGCCGATGGGTTGCCGATATCACTAATATTGCAGCCATTAGAGTTACCACTCGATGCAACAGGTTATGGAGAGTTCGAGCTTCAAGCCGCTGGCTTATATGGCGATTCACTGATGCTCGGTTACTCAACCACGGGGCAACTCACTGGTAGCGTTCGTCAAGGCGTAATGACCTTTAACGATAAGCTCTCCAACACATCAAGCAATAACGTATTTGAAGTTCCGGAATTGAATGCAGATTTCGACCGTGGCCGTTTCACTCTTAAGCCAATGCACATTATTGGTGCATCTGCAGAAGAGCAAGGTTCACAAAGAGTTCAAACGTTAAATGGCGAGGTTTCAGGAGAACTCGATTTGCTAGAAACGACCAAGCACACGCTTTCTATCACCTTAACTGACCAATGCCATCAAATCTCAGGAAAGCTCAACCAAGCGAAGTATTCGGAGATTAATGACTGCCAACAAAAAAGCGCCACTCCACAGGAGTAG
- the hslR gene encoding ribosome-associated heat shock protein Hsp15 — translation MKNANEAVRLDKWLWAARFYKTRSIARNMVDGGKVHYNGQRSKPSKVVELGAVITLRQGNEEKTVTIEKISAHRGGAPIAQTLYEETTESLAKREEFAQQRKLNAHSPAPERRPDKKQRRDIIKFKTQ, via the coding sequence ATGAAAAATGCTAATGAAGCTGTCAGACTCGATAAATGGTTGTGGGCCGCTCGTTTTTACAAAACTCGGTCTATTGCTCGCAACATGGTCGATGGTGGCAAAGTCCACTATAATGGTCAGCGCAGCAAACCAAGTAAAGTTGTCGAACTTGGAGCCGTCATTACGCTGCGCCAAGGTAATGAAGAAAAAACGGTGACTATCGAGAAAATCTCGGCCCATCGTGGCGGAGCTCCGATCGCTCAAACACTCTATGAAGAAACCACTGAAAGCTTGGCAAAAAGAGAAGAGTTTGCACAACAGCGCAAGCTTAATGCTCATAGCCCAGCACCAGAACGTCGCCCAGATAAAAAGCAACGTCGTGACATCATCAAGTTCAAGACTCAATAA